Proteins encoded within one genomic window of Cucumis sativus cultivar 9930 chromosome 3, Cucumber_9930_V3, whole genome shotgun sequence:
- the LOC101221407 gene encoding probable beta-1,3-galactosyltransferase 3 isoform X1 — MSWKSRGGFEPSTRGSVSRKWTFLFCIGCFCAGMLFSDRMWAVPEVENMPGGSTGSEEDKLKMVSEGCNTSNKDGSSESKDILGEVSKTHNAIQTLDKTISSLEMELAAARAAQDSILNGSPLMENVKLSESVRKRKYVMVVGINTAFSSRKRRDSVRATWMPQGDKRKKLEEEKGIVVRFVIGHSTTPGGILDRAIEAEDKRHGDFMRLDHVEGYLELSAKTKAYFATAVALWDADFYVKVDDDVHVNIATLASTLARHRSKSRVYMGCMKSGPVLAQKGVRYHEPEYWKFGEEGNKYFRHATGQLYAISKDLATYISINQHILHKYANEDVSLGSWFIGLDVEHIDDRRLCCGTPPDCEWKAQAGNICIASFDWSCSGICKSAERMKEVHRRCGEGENALLSAVF; from the exons AATGTGGGCTGTGCCTGAAGTTGAAAATATGCCTGGAGGGTCAACAGGTTCTGAAGAAGACAAGTTAAAGATGGTATCAGAGGGTTGTAATACATCAAAC AAAGATGGAAGCAGCGAGTCCAAAGACATTCTGGGAGAAGTTTCCAAAACTCATAATGCTATACA GACATTagataaaacaatttcaagtTTGGAGATGGAACTAGCTGCTGCTAGGGCTGCACAGGATTCTATTCTTAACGGTTCTCCACTGATGGAAAATGTTAAGCTTTCTGAATCAGTTcgcaaaagaaaatatgtaatgGTTGTAGGTATCAATACGGCATTTAGTAGTCGGAAGCGGCGAGACTCTGTTCGTGCTACTTGGATGCCTCAAG gtgataaaagaaaaaagcttgaagaagaaaaaggcaTCGTTGTCCGCTTTGTAATTGGTCACAG TACTACGCCGGGTGGTATTCTCGATAGAGCTATTGAAGCTGAGGACAAAAGGCATGGTGATTTTATGAGGCTG GATCATGTCGAAGGTTACCTCGAATTGTCAGCTAAGACGAAAGCTTACTTTGCCACCGCTGTTGCATTGTGGGACGCTGATTTTTATGTGAAGGTTGATGATGATGTGCACGTCAACATAG CAACACTTGCATCAACACTAGCTAGACATCGGTCGAAGTCCCGTGTTTACATGGGATGCATGAAATCTGGTCCTGTCCTCGCACAAAA AGGAGTCAGATACCATGAACCCGAGTACTGGAAATTTGGGGAGGAAGGAAACAAGTATTTCCGTCATGCCACAGGGCAGCTTTATGCCATTTCAAAGGATTTAGCAACTTACATATCAATCAACCA GCATATACTTCACAAGTACGCAAACGAGGACGTTTCGTTAGGTTCTTGGTTTATCGGATTGGACGTGGAGCACATTGATGACCGGAGATTATGTTGTGGCACCCCACCTG ATTGTGAGTGGAAGGCTCAAGCAGGAAACATCTGCATTGCATCGTTCGACTGGAGTTGCAGTGGGATATGCAAGTCGGCGGAGCGAATGAAGGAGGTTCACCGGCGATGCGGAGAGGGGGAGAATGCATTGTTGAGTGCAGTTTTCTAA
- the LOC101221407 gene encoding probable beta-1,3-galactosyltransferase 3 isoform X2, with translation MWAVPEVENMPGGSTGSEEDKLKMVSEGCNTSNKDGSSESKDILGEVSKTHNAIQTLDKTISSLEMELAAARAAQDSILNGSPLMENVKLSESVRKRKYVMVVGINTAFSSRKRRDSVRATWMPQGDKRKKLEEEKGIVVRFVIGHSTTPGGILDRAIEAEDKRHGDFMRLDHVEGYLELSAKTKAYFATAVALWDADFYVKVDDDVHVNIATLASTLARHRSKSRVYMGCMKSGPVLAQKGVRYHEPEYWKFGEEGNKYFRHATGQLYAISKDLATYISINQHILHKYANEDVSLGSWFIGLDVEHIDDRRLCCGTPPDCEWKAQAGNICIASFDWSCSGICKSAERMKEVHRRCGEGENALLSAVF, from the exons ATGTGGGCTGTGCCTGAAGTTGAAAATATGCCTGGAGGGTCAACAGGTTCTGAAGAAGACAAGTTAAAGATGGTATCAGAGGGTTGTAATACATCAAAC AAAGATGGAAGCAGCGAGTCCAAAGACATTCTGGGAGAAGTTTCCAAAACTCATAATGCTATACA GACATTagataaaacaatttcaagtTTGGAGATGGAACTAGCTGCTGCTAGGGCTGCACAGGATTCTATTCTTAACGGTTCTCCACTGATGGAAAATGTTAAGCTTTCTGAATCAGTTcgcaaaagaaaatatgtaatgGTTGTAGGTATCAATACGGCATTTAGTAGTCGGAAGCGGCGAGACTCTGTTCGTGCTACTTGGATGCCTCAAG gtgataaaagaaaaaagcttgaagaagaaaaaggcaTCGTTGTCCGCTTTGTAATTGGTCACAG TACTACGCCGGGTGGTATTCTCGATAGAGCTATTGAAGCTGAGGACAAAAGGCATGGTGATTTTATGAGGCTG GATCATGTCGAAGGTTACCTCGAATTGTCAGCTAAGACGAAAGCTTACTTTGCCACCGCTGTTGCATTGTGGGACGCTGATTTTTATGTGAAGGTTGATGATGATGTGCACGTCAACATAG CAACACTTGCATCAACACTAGCTAGACATCGGTCGAAGTCCCGTGTTTACATGGGATGCATGAAATCTGGTCCTGTCCTCGCACAAAA AGGAGTCAGATACCATGAACCCGAGTACTGGAAATTTGGGGAGGAAGGAAACAAGTATTTCCGTCATGCCACAGGGCAGCTTTATGCCATTTCAAAGGATTTAGCAACTTACATATCAATCAACCA GCATATACTTCACAAGTACGCAAACGAGGACGTTTCGTTAGGTTCTTGGTTTATCGGATTGGACGTGGAGCACATTGATGACCGGAGATTATGTTGTGGCACCCCACCTG ATTGTGAGTGGAAGGCTCAAGCAGGAAACATCTGCATTGCATCGTTCGACTGGAGTTGCAGTGGGATATGCAAGTCGGCGGAGCGAATGAAGGAGGTTCACCGGCGATGCGGAGAGGGGGAGAATGCATTGTTGAGTGCAGTTTTCTAA